A window of Rhodococcus sp. SGAir0479 contains these coding sequences:
- a CDS encoding WhiB family transcriptional regulator: protein MSTVTCRVRTTNRTVSNGQGVVRSAGRELPCRTGDNPDLWFAETPADLERAKALCGGCPIRSRCLDAALDRAEPWGVWGGEIIEQGVVIARKRPRGRPRKNPVPPEKTLVCA, encoded by the coding sequence GTGTCTACCGTGACATGCCGAGTACGAACCACGAACCGCACCGTTTCCAACGGCCAGGGAGTCGTCCGCTCGGCAGGCCGGGAATTGCCCTGCCGGACCGGAGACAACCCCGACCTGTGGTTCGCCGAGACTCCTGCCGACCTCGAACGAGCCAAGGCGCTGTGCGGCGGTTGCCCGATCCGCAGCCGGTGCCTCGACGCCGCGCTCGATCGTGCGGAGCCGTGGGGAGTCTGGGGCGGCGAGATCATCGAACAGGGGGTCGTCATCGCCCGTAAGCGGCCGCGTGGGCGACCACGGAAGAACCCCGTGCCGCCGGAGAAAACGCTGGTGTGCGCATGA
- a CDS encoding ATP-dependent DNA helicase UvrD2, translating to MDVMSADASPENVATRLEEGLDPQQSAAVLAPRGPVCVLAGAGTGKTRTITRRIAHLVAAGHVSAGQVLAVTFTARAAGEMRGRLRGLGIGGGGPQVQARTFHAAALRQLKYFWPQVIGDTDWRLLDRKFALVGQAASRVGLSTSTESIRDLASEIEWAKGSLVAPEDYPAAAARARRDVPADAAQVASVYSGYEALKTRDPDGILLDFDDLLLHTAIALEDNAAVAEEFRDRYRCFVVDEYQDVTPLQQRVLDAWLGERDDLTVVGDANQTIYSFTGATPKFLLDFSRRFPDATVVRLERDYRSTPEVVSLANRVIGAARGRIAGTRLQLIGQRAPGPEPTFAEYDDEPAEAAAVAKQIAKLIDRGVEPAEIAVLYRINAQSEVHEQALTEAGIPYQVRGGEGFFQRQEVRQAITALRQVAGRDDLPDGADTGEALVTLVRAVLVPLGLTDVEPAGVQARERWNSLTALVALTEELLAQDAQLTLRGLLGELAARSEARHPPVVQGVTLASLHAAKGLEWDAVFLVGLNEGTLPIAHVLGDSKSPDDEAGIEEERRLLYVGVTRAREHLALSWALARNEGGRKSRRRSRFLNGLIPDDSPASRIARPAQSKRSRPRCRVCGKQLMGATATMLGRCEACPSNLDIELLETLKEWRRDRAREMKVPAYVVFSDNTLTAIAEQQPQDERALVAIPGIGAKKLEQYGSDVLALVRGERSAAALDPS from the coding sequence ATGGACGTCATGTCAGCGGATGCCAGCCCGGAGAACGTAGCGACCAGGCTCGAGGAGGGACTGGATCCGCAGCAGTCCGCCGCCGTGCTCGCTCCCCGCGGCCCGGTGTGCGTGCTCGCCGGTGCCGGTACCGGCAAGACCCGCACCATCACGCGCCGGATCGCGCACCTGGTCGCGGCCGGGCACGTGTCGGCCGGCCAGGTGCTGGCGGTGACGTTCACCGCGCGCGCGGCGGGCGAGATGCGCGGGCGGCTGCGCGGTCTCGGCATCGGTGGCGGGGGCCCGCAGGTGCAGGCCCGCACGTTCCACGCCGCGGCGCTGCGACAGCTCAAGTACTTCTGGCCGCAGGTCATCGGCGACACCGACTGGCGCCTGCTGGACCGCAAGTTCGCGCTCGTCGGGCAGGCTGCGAGCCGGGTGGGGCTGTCGACCAGCACCGAGAGCATCCGTGACCTCGCGAGCGAGATCGAATGGGCCAAGGGCTCGCTCGTCGCGCCCGAGGACTACCCGGCTGCCGCCGCGCGGGCCCGTCGCGACGTTCCGGCCGACGCCGCGCAGGTGGCGTCCGTCTACTCCGGGTACGAGGCCCTCAAGACGCGGGACCCGGACGGCATCCTGCTGGACTTCGACGACCTGCTGCTGCACACCGCGATCGCGCTCGAGGACAACGCCGCCGTCGCCGAGGAGTTCCGGGACCGCTACCGCTGCTTCGTGGTCGACGAGTACCAGGACGTCACGCCGCTGCAGCAGCGCGTACTCGACGCGTGGCTGGGCGAGCGCGACGACCTGACGGTGGTCGGCGACGCCAACCAGACGATCTATTCGTTCACCGGGGCCACCCCGAAGTTCCTGCTGGACTTCTCGCGGCGCTTCCCGGACGCCACCGTCGTCCGGCTCGAGCGGGACTATCGGTCGACGCCCGAGGTGGTGTCGCTGGCGAACCGGGTGATCGGCGCGGCGCGCGGGCGCATCGCGGGCACCCGGCTGCAGTTGATCGGTCAGCGCGCCCCCGGCCCGGAGCCGACGTTCGCCGAGTACGACGACGAGCCGGCCGAGGCCGCGGCCGTCGCGAAGCAGATCGCCAAGCTCATCGACCGCGGGGTCGAGCCCGCCGAGATCGCCGTGCTCTACCGCATCAACGCGCAGTCCGAGGTCCACGAGCAGGCGCTCACCGAGGCGGGCATCCCGTACCAGGTGCGCGGCGGTGAGGGCTTCTTCCAGCGCCAGGAGGTGCGCCAGGCGATCACCGCACTGCGGCAGGTCGCCGGGCGGGACGATCTGCCGGACGGCGCCGACACCGGGGAGGCACTGGTGACGCTCGTGCGCGCGGTGCTGGTCCCGTTGGGGCTCACCGACGTCGAGCCGGCCGGTGTGCAGGCCCGGGAACGGTGGAACTCGCTCACCGCGCTGGTCGCGCTCACCGAGGAACTGCTGGCACAGGACGCGCAGCTGACCCTGCGCGGCCTCCTCGGCGAACTGGCCGCCCGCTCGGAGGCGCGGCATCCACCGGTGGTCCAGGGCGTCACGCTGGCGTCGCTGCACGCCGCCAAGGGCCTGGAGTGGGACGCGGTGTTCCTCGTCGGGCTCAACGAGGGCACGCTGCCCATCGCGCACGTGCTGGGCGACTCCAAGTCGCCCGACGACGAAGCCGGGATCGAGGAGGAGCGCCGCCTGCTCTACGTCGGGGTCACCCGTGCCCGCGAGCACCTGGCACTGTCGTGGGCGCTGGCCCGCAACGAGGGCGGACGCAAGTCCCGCCGCCGGTCCCGATTCCTCAACGGGCTCATCCCGGACGATTCTCCGGCGTCGCGGATCGCCCGCCCCGCGCAGTCCAAGCGGTCGCGGCCGCGGTGCCGCGTCTGCGGTAAGCAACTGATGGGCGCGACGGCGACCATGCTCGGCCGGTGCGAGGCGTGCCCGTCCAACCTCGACATCGAGCTGCTCGAGACGCTCAAGGAATGGCGCCGGGACCGGGCCCGGGAGATGAAGGTTCCGGCGTATGTGGTGTTCAGTGACAACACGCTGACCGCGATAGCCGAACAGCAGCCGCAGGACGAGCGAGCCCTCGTGGCGATCCCGGGAATCGGGGCCAAGAAGCTCGAGCAGTACGGCTCGGACGTGCTGGCGCTGGTGCGCGGTGAACGCTCCGCCGCGGCGCTGGACCCGAGCTGA
- a CDS encoding mycoredoxin, whose product MYSTTWCGYCRRLKKQLDENGISYVEIDIEDDPAAARFVGSVNGGNHVVPTVKYADGSTATNPSLAQVKQALGL is encoded by the coding sequence ATGTACTCGACCACGTGGTGCGGCTACTGCCGTCGCCTCAAGAAGCAGCTCGACGAGAACGGCATCTCGTACGTCGAGATCGACATCGAGGACGATCCCGCGGCGGCGCGGTTCGTCGGCAGCGTCAACGGCGGCAACCACGTGGTGCCCACCGTCAAGTACGCGGACGGCAGCACCGCCACCAACCCGTCACTGGCGCAGGTCAAGCAGGCGCTGGGCCTCTAG
- the nudC gene encoding NAD(+) diphosphatase — translation MPDFTASGFTLTEPPLLSRAAVDRAEHLRSDPDALRAGWADALLLRVDRRGQTRISDGDLAFDDATSLGAEPVPGAVFLGLRGGRHVWAVRVSAMTGELGDLRAMGHRLDETDAGLLTTAVALLSWHDNAGFSAIDGAPTEPTMSGWSRISTSTGHEEFPRTDPAVICLVHDGGDRVLLARQPSWPPRMFSVLAGFVEAGESLETCVVREIREEVGVDVSDVRYLGSQPWPFPRSVMLGFAAVADPAAAFTFTDGEIAEAHWFTREQVRRALGAGDWASATRQSSDAELLLPGSISIARVMVESWAGQD, via the coding sequence GTGCCCGATTTCACCGCGTCCGGATTCACCCTCACCGAGCCCCCGCTGCTGTCCCGAGCTGCCGTCGACCGTGCCGAACATCTGCGTTCGGACCCGGACGCGCTGCGCGCCGGCTGGGCGGACGCACTGCTGCTGCGGGTGGACCGTCGCGGGCAGACCCGGATCTCCGACGGTGACCTGGCCTTCGACGACGCGACCTCGCTCGGCGCGGAGCCGGTGCCGGGCGCGGTGTTCCTGGGGCTGCGCGGCGGCCGGCACGTGTGGGCGGTGCGGGTCTCGGCGATGACGGGCGAGCTGGGCGATCTGCGCGCGATGGGGCACCGGCTCGACGAGACCGACGCGGGCCTGCTCACGACGGCGGTAGCGCTGCTGAGCTGGCACGACAACGCCGGGTTCAGCGCCATCGACGGCGCCCCCACCGAGCCGACGATGTCGGGGTGGTCGCGCATCAGCACCAGCACCGGGCACGAGGAGTTTCCGCGGACCGACCCGGCGGTGATCTGTCTGGTGCACGACGGCGGTGACCGGGTGCTGTTGGCGCGGCAGCCGTCGTGGCCGCCGCGGATGTTCTCGGTACTCGCGGGCTTCGTGGAGGCGGGGGAGTCGCTCGAGACGTGCGTGGTGCGGGAGATTCGCGAGGAGGTGGGCGTCGACGTCTCCGACGTCCGGTACCTGGGCAGTCAGCCGTGGCCGTTCCCGCGCTCGGTGATGCTGGGGTTCGCGGCCGTCGCCGATCCCGCCGCCGCGTTCACGTTCACGGACGGCGAGATCGCCGAGGCCCACTGGTTCACCCGTGAGCAGGTCCGCCGCGCGCTCGGCGCCGGCGACTGGGCGTCCGCCACCCGGCAGTCGTCGGACGCGGAACTACTGCTGCCCGGCTCGATCTCCATCGCGCGGGTGATGGTGGAGTCGTGGGCGGGGCAGGACTGA
- a CDS encoding potassium channel family protein gives MPGRLSARFRNSDTLTDRPDFTLVGVLRVPEMQTSPARAIARRVSYALAALALAVLVVYIDRSGYKDAQDNELSLLDCLYYATVSLSTTGYGDITPITPEARLINVLVITPLRIFFLIVLVGTTLSALTESSRQTFKIQRWRHRVRNHTVVVGFGTKGRTAIDAMLGDGIVPSDIVVVDTDQAVLDTAAGLGLVTVHGSATKSDVLRLAGVQNAASIIVAANRDDTAVLVTLTARELAPKAKIVAAIRETDNAHLLRQSGADSVVVSSETAGRLLGIARTTPSVVEMVEDLLTPEAGFAIAEREVEPEEIGGSPRHLSDIVLGVVRDGQLLRVGSPEVDAVEANDLLLYIKRVGN, from the coding sequence ATGCCCGGTAGGTTGAGTGCGCGGTTCCGGAACTCGGACACGCTGACGGATCGGCCGGACTTCACGCTCGTCGGCGTGCTCAGGGTCCCCGAGATGCAGACCAGCCCGGCCCGGGCCATCGCCCGCCGCGTCTCGTACGCGCTGGCGGCGCTGGCGCTGGCGGTGCTCGTGGTCTACATCGACCGGAGCGGCTACAAGGACGCGCAGGACAACGAGCTCTCGCTCCTGGACTGCCTCTACTACGCGACGGTGTCGCTGTCGACCACCGGCTACGGCGACATCACCCCGATCACCCCGGAAGCGCGGCTGATCAACGTTCTGGTCATCACCCCGCTCCGCATCTTCTTCCTCATCGTCCTGGTCGGTACGACGCTCTCTGCCCTCACCGAGAGCTCCCGCCAGACCTTCAAGATCCAGCGCTGGAGGCACCGCGTGCGCAACCACACCGTCGTCGTCGGGTTCGGCACCAAGGGCCGCACCGCCATCGATGCCATGCTCGGCGACGGCATCGTGCCGTCGGACATCGTCGTCGTCGACACCGACCAGGCGGTGCTCGACACCGCCGCGGGGCTGGGACTGGTCACCGTGCACGGCTCGGCCACCAAGTCCGACGTACTGCGGCTCGCGGGCGTGCAGAACGCGGCCTCGATCATCGTCGCCGCGAACCGGGACGACACCGCGGTGCTGGTGACGCTGACCGCCCGCGAACTGGCGCCCAAGGCGAAGATCGTCGCGGCCATCCGGGAGACCGACAACGCGCACCTGCTGCGGCAGTCGGGCGCCGACTCCGTCGTGGTGTCCTCCGAGACGGCGGGCCGGCTCCTCGGCATCGCGCGGACCACACCGAGCGTCGTGGAGATGGTCGAGGACCTGCTCACCCCCGAGGCCGGATTCGCGATCGCCGAACGCGAGGTGGAACCGGAGGAGATCGGCGGATCCCCGCGTCACCTCTCGGACATCGTCCTCGGCGTGGTCCGGGACGGGCAGCTGCTCCGAGTGGGTTCACCCGAGGTCGACGCCGTCGAGGCGAACGACCTCCTGCTCTACATCAAGCGCGTCGGCAACTGA
- a CDS encoding DoxX family protein — MTSSSPASQAPALRLAALLAGAGVLHFARPQPFDTIVPSALPGRARTYTYVSGAAELATAAALAVPRTRRAGAGLAAALFVAVFPANVQMAVDWLRSSRTSLPAKAVALGRLPIQVPLVTQALKARRNAR, encoded by the coding sequence ATGACGTCATCTTCTCCCGCCAGCCAGGCACCCGCGCTGCGCCTGGCCGCCCTGCTGGCCGGCGCCGGGGTCCTGCACTTCGCGCGCCCCCAGCCGTTCGACACGATCGTGCCGTCGGCGCTGCCGGGCCGCGCCCGCACCTACACCTACGTCTCCGGTGCCGCGGAACTGGCCACCGCCGCGGCCCTCGCGGTTCCCCGCACCCGCCGGGCCGGGGCCGGGCTGGCGGCCGCGCTGTTCGTCGCGGTGTTCCCGGCCAACGTGCAGATGGCCGTCGACTGGCTGCGGTCGAGCCGAACGTCGTTGCCCGCGAAGGCAGTCGCGCTCGGGCGGCTCCCGATCCAGGTCCCGCTGGTGACCCAGGCCCTGAAGGCCCGCCGCAACGCGCGCTGA
- a CDS encoding ATP-dependent helicase, whose protein sequence is MTTHERNDGGRVRRFVSPAELAEALGQFPPTPEQAAVIEAPLGPTLVVAGAGAGKTETMAARVVWLVANGLVEPEQVLGLTFTRKAAQQLTSRIRKRLAKLAGSALVRDLDPGGGLRSRILGSEPEVSTYHSYAGRLLSEHGLLLPIEPSATLLSETELWQLAYRVVSAWDGDLDTDRSPASITESVLALSGQLAEHLVEPADLREAHTELDKLIHTLPAGPRQKGGPSKPLLNLLEVQHQRLDLLPLVQRLAETLRREGSLDFGSQMSLAARVAAEHPEVGRCERSRFRVVLLDEYQDTGHAQRVLLSSLFGGGADAGLALTAVGDPMQSIYGWRGASAANLPRFATDFPLPDGTPAPTLELLTSWRNPPEALELANMVSDPLRDRGVAVSMLRARPGAVPGDVRLALLDTVAGERAWVADRIAAEYAAARAESGKPPTAAVLVRRNADAAPVAEELRARGLAVEVVGLGGLLHTPEVADVVAMLRLVADPMAGSAAVRVLTGARWQIGAADLRALWRRAGELGIRTGYGTSGAVTDAAALGDALGSALPGEHAEQAGLADALADPGPAQRYSESGYVRICALAAELASLRERLGQPLTELVAEVERVIGIGIEAQARTRIGDVGGAGREHLDAFADVVAGYANRSSATLTGLLSFLAAAEHVENGLTPGEVEVAPDRVQVLTVHSAKGLEWEVVAVPHLTGGVFPSTQASATWLGSVAELPPTLRGDRAVPGESADGVPVLDLENVYDRKDLENEIDAHKKALARRRLDEDRRLFYVALTRTERALFVSGHHWTESGPTPKGPSPFLSELHDLVSTWEGAPLGVIDEWAPAPDDGSENPLTATPRTAQWPRDPLGRRRADVEQGARLVRDALAALRAGAGEEHGGEEPGEDPDNWAADVDALLAERAARGAGTADVELPAQMSVSQLVDLAADPDELAARLRRPLPFPPNPLARRGTAFHAWVERRFGATRLLDFDELPGAADTGVGTETELALLQDAFLRSPWADRNPVEVEVPFETSVAGTVLRGRIDAVFADPDGGWTVIDWKTGAEPSAANERAVVMQLAAYRLAWAELIAARESQATGRPAAPPMDKVRAAFHYVRTGRTIAPSDLPDAERLARLIRNAGDRPED, encoded by the coding sequence GTGACCACGCACGAACGCAACGACGGTGGCCGGGTTCGCCGATTCGTCAGCCCCGCCGAACTGGCCGAGGCCCTCGGCCAGTTCCCGCCGACCCCCGAGCAGGCCGCGGTCATCGAGGCGCCGCTCGGGCCGACGCTCGTCGTGGCCGGGGCCGGGGCCGGCAAGACCGAGACGATGGCCGCGCGGGTCGTGTGGCTGGTTGCCAACGGGCTGGTGGAACCCGAACAGGTCCTGGGGTTGACGTTCACCCGCAAGGCGGCGCAGCAGCTCACCAGCCGGATCCGGAAGCGGCTCGCGAAACTTGCCGGCTCGGCGCTGGTGCGGGACCTCGATCCCGGCGGTGGGCTGCGGTCGCGCATCCTCGGCAGCGAACCCGAGGTGAGCACCTACCACTCGTACGCCGGCCGGCTGCTGTCCGAGCACGGCCTGCTGCTGCCCATCGAACCGTCCGCGACGTTGCTGTCCGAGACCGAGCTGTGGCAGCTCGCGTACCGGGTGGTGAGCGCGTGGGACGGCGACCTCGACACCGACCGCAGTCCGGCGTCGATCACCGAGTCGGTGCTCGCGTTGTCGGGACAGCTGGCCGAGCACCTCGTCGAGCCCGCGGATCTGCGCGAGGCGCACACCGAACTCGACAAGTTGATCCACACGCTGCCGGCCGGCCCCAGACAGAAGGGCGGACCGTCCAAGCCGCTGCTGAACCTGCTCGAGGTGCAGCACCAGCGCCTGGACCTGCTGCCGTTGGTGCAGCGGCTGGCCGAGACGCTGCGCCGGGAGGGATCGCTCGACTTCGGGAGCCAGATGTCGCTCGCCGCGCGCGTGGCCGCCGAACATCCCGAGGTGGGCCGGTGCGAACGGTCCCGCTTCCGGGTGGTGCTGCTCGACGAGTACCAGGACACCGGTCACGCGCAGCGCGTGCTGCTATCGTCCCTGTTCGGCGGCGGGGCGGACGCGGGCCTCGCGCTCACGGCGGTCGGCGACCCGATGCAGTCGATCTACGGCTGGCGCGGCGCCTCGGCCGCCAATCTGCCGCGCTTCGCGACCGACTTCCCGCTCCCCGACGGCACCCCGGCGCCCACCCTGGAACTGCTCACCAGCTGGCGCAACCCGCCGGAGGCGCTCGAGTTGGCCAACATGGTGTCCGATCCCTTGCGGGACCGCGGCGTCGCGGTCAGCATGCTGCGGGCCCGTCCGGGCGCCGTCCCGGGCGATGTCCGCCTGGCGCTGCTCGACACCGTCGCGGGGGAGCGGGCGTGGGTGGCCGACCGGATCGCTGCCGAATACGCGGCAGCGCGCGCGGAGAGCGGGAAACCGCCCACCGCGGCGGTCCTGGTGCGCCGCAACGCCGACGCCGCGCCCGTCGCGGAGGAACTGCGGGCGCGGGGACTGGCCGTCGAGGTCGTCGGCCTCGGCGGACTGCTGCACACGCCCGAGGTCGCGGACGTCGTCGCGATGCTGCGGCTGGTGGCCGACCCCATGGCCGGCAGCGCCGCGGTCCGCGTGCTCACCGGCGCCCGCTGGCAGATCGGTGCCGCGGATCTACGCGCGCTGTGGCGCCGCGCCGGCGAGCTCGGCATCCGGACCGGGTACGGCACGTCGGGTGCGGTCACCGACGCCGCGGCGCTCGGCGACGCCCTCGGCAGTGCGCTGCCGGGAGAACACGCCGAGCAGGCAGGCCTGGCCGACGCCCTCGCCGATCCCGGCCCTGCGCAGCGGTATTCGGAATCCGGCTACGTGCGCATCTGCGCCCTCGCGGCGGAGTTGGCGTCGCTGCGTGAACGCCTGGGCCAGCCCCTCACCGAGCTGGTGGCCGAGGTCGAGCGGGTCATCGGTATCGGCATCGAGGCGCAGGCGCGGACCCGGATCGGTGACGTGGGCGGCGCCGGCCGGGAGCACCTCGACGCGTTCGCCGACGTGGTGGCCGGTTACGCGAACCGTTCGTCGGCCACCCTCACCGGTCTGCTGTCGTTCCTCGCGGCCGCCGAGCACGTCGAGAACGGCCTGACGCCGGGCGAGGTGGAGGTGGCGCCCGACCGGGTGCAGGTGCTGACGGTGCACTCGGCGAAGGGCCTCGAATGGGAGGTGGTCGCGGTGCCCCACCTGACCGGGGGGGTGTTCCCGTCGACTCAGGCGTCGGCGACGTGGCTCGGATCGGTCGCCGAACTGCCGCCGACGCTGCGCGGTGATCGCGCCGTGCCCGGTGAATCCGCCGACGGCGTCCCCGTTCTCGACCTCGAGAACGTCTACGACCGCAAGGACCTCGAGAACGAGATCGACGCGCACAAGAAGGCGTTGGCGCGTCGCCGGCTCGACGAGGACCGACGGCTGTTCTACGTCGCACTCACCCGGACCGAACGGGCGCTGTTCGTCTCCGGGCACCACTGGACCGAGTCCGGACCCACACCCAAGGGGCCGTCGCCGTTCCTGTCGGAACTCCACGACCTGGTCTCGACGTGGGAGGGCGCGCCCCTCGGCGTCATCGACGAGTGGGCGCCCGCACCGGACGACGGCAGCGAGAACCCGTTGACCGCGACACCGCGGACGGCGCAGTGGCCGCGGGATCCGCTGGGCCGGCGGCGCGCCGACGTCGAACAGGGTGCCCGTCTGGTCCGCGACGCGCTGGCAGCGCTGCGCGCGGGTGCGGGGGAGGAGCACGGCGGCGAGGAGCCCGGCGAGGATCCCGACAACTGGGCGGCGGACGTCGACGCCCTGCTCGCCGAGCGCGCCGCGCGGGGCGCGGGCACCGCGGACGTCGAGCTGCCGGCGCAGATGTCGGTGAGTCAGCTCGTGGATCTGGCGGCCGACCCGGACGAGCTGGCCGCGCGGCTCCGCCGACCGCTGCCGTTCCCACCGAACCCGTTGGCCCGCCGCGGAACCGCGTTCCACGCATGGGTGGAACGCCGGTTCGGCGCGACGCGGCTGTTGGACTTCGACGAGCTGCCGGGCGCCGCGGACACCGGCGTCGGTACCGAGACCGAACTGGCGCTGCTGCAGGACGCGTTCCTGCGGTCGCCGTGGGCGGACCGCAACCCCGTCGAGGTGGAGGTGCCGTTCGAGACCTCCGTGGCCGGCACCGTTCTGCGCGGACGGATCGACGCGGTGTTCGCCGACCCCGACGGCGGCTGGACGGTGATCGACTGGAAGACCGGCGCGGAGCCGTCGGCGGCGAACGAGCGGGCCGTCGTGATGCAGTTGGCGGCGTACCGGCTGGCGTGGGCGGAACTGATAGCGGCGCGCGAGTCGCAGGCCACGGGCCGGCCCGCCGCGCCGCCGATGGACAAGGTGCGGGCCGCGTTCCACTACGTCCGCACCGGACGAACCATCGCACCCTCGGACCTGCCCGACGCGGAGCGGCTCGCCCGGCTGATCCGCAACGCCGGGGACCGGCCCGAGGACTGA